Part of the Epinephelus fuscoguttatus linkage group LG24, E.fuscoguttatus.final_Chr_v1 genome, TCACACAGGGGCTCATTTCGCGGCTTTTGTGTCACATGGCTCCTGTGCAGGTACTTTTTGTGACAGTGGCAGCTCATTTCTAGGTAAGAGTCAACTTCTAATTTCTTTTCTGCTACAGTGCTGACCACTTTTTTTCTccgtttcttttcttttctttttcttttccgtCTCTAGTACTGTTCTAGTGTGAAATTGTTGTCCACTCTTTTTGCTAAATGTGAAACTGTAGcccactttttttctgtttcatttctgCTAAAAAGTTattgagtgtttttttgttctaGAGTTAGAGGAGGTGGACTTGAAGACTGTGCAAGTGAAACTATCCATTGTTTCTGTTTAAGGACGAGTGGAAGTCCACTTTTGCTGTAAAAGGTCCTTTactgtaaaaacttttatgGAATTTATTGTGCTGTTTTGCACAACACAGTTTAGGTATAGCGGTGCCATGGGAAACATGTACCCAACTTACTGTGTACTTGTGTAAACAGAGTATACTTTTTAATTATGtattatatgttaatatttttttaaagataatacAATATGACAATATGTCAGTATAGGTCTGACAAAAGACTTAAGACTTAAGACTTAAGACATATAAAGACTTATATGTCTAACCTCATAGCCCTTTCATTTTACAGTGAAGCCCACCCTGTGAGGCAGAACCAGCCCATCCCCAAGAACCCAAGGACATTATAATGTTTGTTCGACCAAAGTGCCATCTCCCACCAAACCCCTTGAGCTCAAAATATTtcaggaaagaaagaaagaaagagacatttCACAAAGTTTTGGATATGGCTGTTTATcaacttattattttatttattattttgcccTTTCACTACACGACCAGCGTGTGCGCTGAAAATAATCTCCCATATGAAGAACTATTATATCTTTAAACAATCAAGTGTGACTCTTAATTGTGAATTTTCCCTTGCCTCTGAGAACTTGCAGCACATGGAGATAGAGTGGAACATTGTGCCTCCAAATAGAGAAGAAGATGACAAGATCATTATCTGGTTGACTGGAGGCATGTTATATAATGACTTATATGATCCTTTAAAGCACATATGTCAAAGTCAAGGCCCGCGGGCCAGATCCGGCCCGCAAATGAATTATCTATGGCCCCTGGGATGATATTTAATTACTATTGAAACTGGCCCGCAGGCCGCAGCTGCCCGCTGGTGTTTTGCACGCACCAACACTACATTCCCCACAATGCAACGGTAGCCCGCGAACTCACTGCAGCGCAGCAAGCGGGCCTCGGCTTCATTAGGCTGCTCATCAGCAGTCAGAGCAGATGTCAACTTTCAGCTACCCCCTCCCCAAAAATGGCTAAACGGAAGGTGGACGCTGAGAACAGGGGGTTTCAAGCCAGGTGGGAGGCAGAGTACATGTTCACGGAGGTAAAAGGCAAACCTGTGTGTCTTCTGTGTGGAGAAAGTTTGGCTGTAATGAAAGAATATAATCTAAGAAGGCACCATGAAACGTctcagaaacacaaagacaaagacaagaatATGAACACGGAACAAAGGCTACAGAAGGTGGAAGAATTAAAACGAGGTCTTAAGTCCCGGCAGGCTCTGTTCACAAAAGCCATATCACAAAGCGAGGCTGCTGTCAAGGCTAGTTTTATTGTGGCAGAAGAGGTCGCAAAATCAGCCTGGCCATTTACAGAGGGAGAGTTTATCAAAAACTGTATGCTTAAAGTTTGTGACGCAGTGTGCCCAGACAAAAGGCAACTATTTTCAAACGTGAGCCTGAGCAGAAACACCGTTGCTGAACGTGTAGACCAGCTTTCCACCAATCTAAAAGAACAGCTTGTGGGAAAGGGAAAAGATTTCATCGCATATTCCCTTGCTGTGGATGAGAGCACCGACACATCTGACATTGCCCAGCTGTCAATTTTCATCCGTGGAGTGGACTCCAGCCTGAGCATAACAGAAGAGTTTTTGGCATTACGTCCTATGCATGGCACAACTACAGGACAAGATCTGTATGAAGAGGTATCCAGATGTGTAAATGAGATGGGGCTGCCTTGGGAAAAACTCATGGGATTGACAACAGACGGAGCACCCGCGATGTGTGGGCACAGGAGTGGATTGGTGGCAAGGATGCGTGAGAGGATGCGGGAGGAAAACGTCACAGATGAGCTGACAGCTTATCACTGCATCATACACCAGGAGTCGTTGTGTGGCAAAGCCTTGAAAATGGAACATGTAATGAGCACCATAACGCGAGCAGTTAACTTCATCAGAGCCAAAGGTTTAAATCACCGCCAGTTCAAGGCATTTCTGGCCGAATTAGATACAGAGTATGGTGACTTGCCCTGTCACACAGAGGTGCGATGACTAAGCCAGGGAAAGGTGCTGCAAAGATGCTTCGAGCTGCGTGAGGAGATCTGTCTGTTCATGGAAAGCAAAGGGAAAGACACAACAGAGCTCCGAGATGAAACGTTCCTGTGTGAAATGGCGTTTCTGTGCGACATCACGAGCCATCTGAATGTGATGAACCTGCAGCTGCATGGACGAGGGCGTGTCATCTctgatatgtacagtacagtgaaGGCGTTTAAAACCAAGCTGAGTCTGTGGGAGACGCAGATGCAGAAAGAAAACTTGAGCCACTTTCCCAGCTGCCAGACCATGAAAGAGAAGCTCTCTACCGCTGTGTTCCCGAGTGCACAGTTTGCTGATAAACTCAACATACTTGCCGCTGACTTCCGACGCCGATTTGCTGACTTTGAAGCCCAAAAAAGCAGGTTTGAACTGCTCAGCAATCCTTTTGCAGTTGACGTGGAAAGCGCACCACCAAACCTACAAATGGAGTTGATTGAGCTCCAGTGCAATGACACACTGAAGGAAAAATATGAGAGAGTGGGTGCTGCTGAGTTTGCACGTTTCATCCCCGACACAATGCCCCAGCTGTGCATCCAAGCTGCTCAGACGCTCTCTATGTTTGGCAGCACATACCTGTGTGAACAACTGTTCTCTTTGATGAAGCtaaacaaaacatcacacagGAGCCGTCTTACTGATGAACACCTTCACTCAATCCTGAGGATTTCCTCAGCTCAGAGCCTGACCCCGAACATTGATGAACTTGTACAAAAGATGAGACACCACCAAGTATCAGGCTCAGCCTCAGACAAGTGAGCATCACAGAGCATTAaagtattttcagtttttaattcagttaaatttttacatttgtttctACAAGACGTGTTTTTTCTTTGAAGGAAgtattgttttgtctgtgtgccatagatttttgtattttattttattgtattttatttatttatttatttatatttatttttcagttgaaTGGACTCGGGGAAAATTGCAGATAAGAGCCATGAGAAAGAATACaactgatttgatttatttttttaattttctcattttactATTTGAAAGCAGTGATTGGCAGGATCATAGAGCAGCACAATAATGCATTTTCAGTTTATAATGCATGCAATTTCATTTATGCATTTATCTTGATATTAAggaacatattttgtttttgaaggaCATTTACTTTTTTGCTATTTGCCTGTTGAAAATGTTTTCCCTTGAAATTACTGACAGAGCCATAAGAAAATATTGCTTTattcatttaatcattaaataATATACACTGTGTTAGGTCTTGGTTCAATAGGCTATGTGCAATCATTTCAATATGTTTTAATAAACACTAAACCAGTCCGGCCCTCAGCTTGTAGCAAATTTGGTTTTTTGGCGCTCTGTGATATTTGACTTTGACATCCCTGCTTTAAAGGGTATGGTGCACTTCACATATCCTGATCCCCAAAATGGTGATGCTTCATTAACCATCAAGGACCTGAGGCTGATAGATACGGGGACTTACCAATGCAAGGTGAAAAAGTTACCTGGGATCGACAAGACATTATCCTGACTGTAATGGAAAGGCCATGCAAGCCAGTATGTTACATGGAAGGTGAAGCTAGGGCTGGTAAGCGTGTAGTGCTGAAATGTAGATCCTCACAAGGTACCCCCCCTCTGAAATACAGATAGTCAGATGTTGCAACGTGACACCTTTGTTGACACTATTGGTGGTACCTTGTATTTACCTAAGATCACACAGCAGGACTGTGGAACTTACCTCTGTACGGTTGAAAGTCTTGTCGGTATGGAGGACTGTGAGGTTACACTCAGTATTACATCACCGCAGACCATGAGCTATGGACTTGAAGCTATGACAGCAGCTGTACCTACCGCGGTTGTGGTCATCATCGCTGCCATTACCGTGATTTGCTTTTGCcgcaaaaaaaaaacgaacaaaGAGTTGTCTAGCAATGAAATACTGGAAGATGAACTTTCTCCCCGCAAATGGCATTGAAGGGCCCAGGGCAGTGCACAGGTGAGGAAAACTTTGGTAAAATGAATTTCTACCTGTAAGAGTGTTAGTCATTTGTCAGTGTTAGTCATCTCATTGCATTTCACATGGTATGTTTAAGAAATGTCAGTGATCTGATGATTTGTTCACAAAGAGGCATCTGGTTGTATCTAAGAAGGTGGATGAAGGGTTCAAGAAAAAGGACAAAGAAATGTGGCAAGAGGACAAGGTCATTGAGGAGGAGGACCTTGAgattaaatgtcaaaaatgtataaacaaTTTAAGTGAATGCATGTCTCTGTTTTATGATTTAGATAATGATGTTAAGACAACATAACTGTAAACAGATGTGGGGTCTACACAAAGATGTAGGGTCACGGGACTTGACTGTAAGAAGTTACAGTGGTATAATCCCATGATCCCATGATGTATTGCTCCAACAGACAACTCTGATGAGGCACGAGAGCATGGACAGACGTTTTAACAGTGAAGACAAATACACAGACTATGAGATCATTGAGAAGGAATTTGTGAGTAACAGtcaaatatgtataaaaaatgACAACTTTAAACAACTGGAGGGTCTATATGGAGATGTAGGGTCACAGGAGCTGATTGTGCTAAGATGTCGGGGCTGTTACTGAGATGATAGGTTTGACCCAACACCCTGTTCTTTACATGGCACATTTAAGAAGCTACGGTGCTATAATCATGTAATGTTTTGCTCTAATACACAACAATGGTAATGTATGAGGATACGCAGGGAGTGCTCAAGAGTAAGGACAAAGAGATGCGGCAAGAGCACAACATAAATGAAGAAAAGGACCTTGTGAATGACAGTCAATATGTACAATGAATATTATGCAAATGCATGTCACTGTCCCATGATTTATCTGATGCTCTTAAGGTCACAcaactgtaaaagaaaaaaaggaagggTCTATAGAGAGATATAGGGTGACAGGACCTGACTGTACTGAGATGTGGGGTTTGATACTGTGATAAGTGTGACCTAACAAACTGTACTTCACGTGGTACCTTTAAGAAATTACAATGGTGTAATCATTTGACGGTCAAATATGTATGAAAAATACAGCGATTGCATGTCTCTGGAATTTCGGTTATTCATAAACTTGTACATATGTCTAAATCAAAATCATGTGGAGGTCTTGCTTCATGTATTGTCTGATCAGTGAACTGTTTATTATATTCTAattattatgaaaaaaaaatgttgatgaaagCTTTACCTGTTTTGACATTTGAACAGGAGAAAACTATTTGAGTCTGATTTCTATCTTCAGAAACATGGTGCAGCTATGGGTATGGTAATCCATTCTCATGATCATGTTGTGTTCTGGTGCCGTTATCTGCACGGCATATTTTTAATATGGAAGGCCTCACTAGAAACATTCAGTCATTTTCTAGAGTATATTAACACACTAGTACCCTGTATCAAATTCAGTGCAGAGGTGAGCAAAACTGATGTGGCATTTCTTGACACCAGAATAACACTAAATTCAGGTTGCATATTTTCTACTGTATACACTAAACAAACTGACCATAATAGCCTTCTACATGCATCTAGTGCACATCCTATTCCTCTAAAGAGGGGCGTTCCATATTCACAATTCCTAAGATTGAAACGCATTTGTTCTAACAATTCTGATTTTGAACAGAGGGCCAAGGAAATGTATGACCGTTCCCTCCTTCGCTCATATCCTAAGTCATGGTTGGATACAGCCCTTAATAAGGTACGCCATGTTGATGACAATCcaccagcacacaacagagataaacaaaaacagcattcaATTAAGTGTGTTACAACATATTACACAACATATTGCAAGCGTAATAGCACTTTTGTCAGTCATACTACTGGCAAAAAGTATGATATAAGACAGTCTTCCACATGCAGTTCTAGTAACATCATATATCTAATTTCATGTCCATGTGGACTTCAATATGTTGGCAGAAtgacaagacaaaataaaaacaaggatAATTGAACACAAAAGTGCAATTAGGAGGGTAGATGAAAAATCCTCTATTGCTCATCATTTCAGAGATGCTAACCACCCTGTTTCCTCTCTCACCTTCTGTGTTATCCAGTAGATTAAAACACCACGTAGAGGAGGTGACATGGAACATCTTCTTTTACAGGCAGAGTgcaaatgaatattttatctccaaACTCCGCATCCAAACGGTTTAAACGAAGAAATGgtattaaattgttttatttagaaCCCTTGGGGTAGTGTGCCATGATCAGGGATGAGAAATGTGTCTTTCTATCCTTCTATATATTTTGTAATTGCTAGTTTTAAAGCTGTTAGTGTTGATCTAAAATCAGGCCTCTTCTCTTAGTAATCTGATGATGCTTTAATATGCTATAATAGCTTTAGATATCATCCATGCACCGATTGACTCTGCCTGTAGCAGGGTTCTATTGGCAACTCtcaaaaagtccaaaaatacagtttttggCTTTTTATTTTGCCGGCCTCCCAAGGTGCAAATTGTGaattatttacaaaaacaaccaggaaaaaaaatgcaaaaaaaagtttgaatacacaaaaaaaaacaactgttctTCAACAAACCTCTATAGTCAGGAAAACCCAGCAAAGGGGAAAAACCTCACAGTCCAAAGCACAAAGAAGTCCAAATGATGTTGCCTTCTCTGCAACCAGATCAAGACTCCCCTTACCTGGGTTGAACTGCTCCCTTTAAACCTGAAGCCACACCCCTCAGGCATAATAATACATGGGAAAAATCGAATAAATTCAACCCTCCTTCAAATGAGGGGTTAATCATTCTGGATACCCAAACGTCATACACAGAAATTATATACATATTTAGACATATTCCCTTTAAACACCAAAAACCCATGTAtatacagaaaattaataaataagcAAAATTACCGTCACGTTAATCATGTGACAGGTCATGTGACCATGGAGATGCGCAACGCTTCACACATTTATACCAGAAGAGCAGTGCGCCCCGGTTTGACAGACTAAACAGGAGACACGAGGCGAACACTCATCACACTGTCACCCGGTAAGTCATGGTCCATAAACTGAGAAATGTATGCATGAAAGAGGAACGTAGTGTACCAAAGTGTGCACCCTTGGTTGCGCTACTAAACAGCAGGGAAAGAGGGAAAATGGAGAGATGCATGAGTCATTTCATGAGACAGAAAGGTAGCGGAGGGGGAGTgggtattgtgtgtgtgcgtgtgtgtgtgctgcccgTAGTCAGTGCCTCCTCCTCCGGGAGGTTGGCGCTGTGCAGCAACCTGGAAAGGTAATCTGCCACCACATTGGCCTTCCCTGATTGGTGACGGATGGCAAACCTGAAAGGCTAGAGGGAGACATACCACTGGGTAAGGCGGCTGTTGTGATCCTTCATGGAGTTGATCCAGGTGAGAGCCCGGTGGTCAGTTTCCAGATCAAACTCCCATCCAAGTAGATAGTACTGCAGACTCTCCAGCGCCCACTTAATGGCCAGACATTCTTTTTCCACAGTGGAATACCTGGTCTCACGTGGCTGCAGCTTGCGGCTCAGGTACAGGAATGGATGTTCCTGCCCAGGGTCTCCTTGGGCCAGGACTGCTCCAAGGCCAACTACAGATGCATCCACCTGTACCAGGAACCTTTGGTTGAAGTCTGGGCTTTTAAGTACAGGAGAAGAACACAGGTGGGCTTTCAGTGTGTTGAAGGCTGTTTCACAGTCATCTGACCGGGTCACTGGGTTCCTCTGGTCCTTGCTGGTCAGTGTTGTGAGTGGAGCTGCAATGGTTGCAAAGTGGGGCATAAACCGGCGATACCAGCCTGCCAAACCCAAGAAAGACCGTACCTCCTTCTTGGTGCGGGGTCGAGGGCAGTTTTGGATAGCTGCCAACTTATCCACCTGCGGTTGCACCTCCCCTCGCCCCAGTTGATAGCCAAGGTACCGTGTCTCCTGCCGTGCCCACTCACACTTGGCAGGGTTGAGGGTCAGCCCTGCCTTTTGGATCTTCCCCAGCACCAGTGACAGATGTCGGACACGGTCCTCCCAGGTGTTGCTGAAGATCACTACGTCATCAAGGTAAGCGGCACTGCAGTGGTCACAACCCTGGAGAACTTTGTCCATCAGTCGCTGAAAGGCGGCTGGTGCCCCATGCAGACCGAATGGCATCACTGTAAACTGGAACAGCCCTGCTGGTGTCTGGAAGGCAGTGTATGGTCGGCACGACTCCCCCAGAGGCACCTGCCAGTATCCCTTGCACAGGTCAAGGGTGGTGATGTACTTGGTGGCTCCAATCCTCTCCAGCAAGTCATCGATTCTTGGCATGGGGTAGGTGTCAAACTCAGAGATGGAGTTGAGCTTCCTGAAGTCTATGCATATCCGGAGGGACCCATCTGTCTTGAACACGATGACCACCGGACTGCACCACTCTGCGTTGGAAGGCTTGATCACTCCAAGCTTCAACATCTCCTCCATTTCCTGCCGCAGCTTCTCCACAAGCTGTTGGGGTACATGGTAGGGCCGTTGGCAGATGGGCCATCCATCCTTCAGGCGAACGACATGCTCAGCAAGAGTGGTTCTCCCTGGGCTAGCAGCAAAGAGGGAAGGGGCCTCCTTGAAGACCTGGAGGAGCTGTGCAGCCTGCCCTGGGGAAAGGTGGGTCAGCGCAGGAGGAGCAGGGGTGCCAGCCATCGGTAGACCTTTGGGTCCAGTCTCCACTTCATGCTCCATATCCACCTCCCTCACCAGCAAATTGCTTCCTGGAGCTTGGAGAGGACGCTCCTTCCATTCTTTCAGAAGGTTCACATGGTAGGTCTGTTTGGCTTTCTTCTTGTCCAGATGATGGACCTCATAGGTAACTGGGCCCATCTTCCAGGTGATGCTGTATGGCCCCTGCCATTTCGCCAAGAGCTTGCTGTTGGAGGAAGGGAGAAGCAACAGAACCTTTTGGCCAGGCTGAAACTCGCGATCTACAAATAGAGCACAGGTGTGGGATTTGCCCTTTAGGCAGACTGAGGATGGCTGTGTAGCCAAAACGTTTCTGgtcagttttcttttatttctttttgtttttcacactaTGGTAGCACttgttatatatatttgtatatatttttgatgGACCATTAAACATGCTACCTCAACATCCACCAACCTCTGGAGTGGACAATCCATTTTTCTGATCAGTGTGCGAGCTTTTCCTGCTTTGAACAGGAGAAAACTGCCCATTTTATCTGTATGAGCACCTTCAATATAAAATTGTACAAATTTCATGATATGTCTTTTCAATCAGATGCCCATGAAAAAGGATGTGCCAGAGATTATTGTCTGCAgccctgaggaggaggagggccaTAAGACAGATGAGGtaagatcatcatcatcattgtggTCAGTGTAATGTGGTGGTTCTGTATCCAGCTCTTCATGGCCAACCGAATTTGTTTCTTTTACTATCGACAATCAGTAGCTACGTCAGATGTGTACTCTGAGCCAGGACTTGTTTCCTTGATGTTGACTGGCTAATGAATGCAGATGTAATGAATCAAGTGTCAGAGTATGGTGAAGTGAAAAATCTTCAGTGCTGTTGGTGTCAATGACCAGAGAGCAGTGATTTAGTATATATTCATAGTTTGGTAGCCTGAGACCTTTGCATGTTGAATGCTTGAGCTATTTTGGTTTATGTGTTACccttgaatttaaaaaaaaaaaaaaagtcaagggCTGGATCGATGAAAATGATGTGAAAGCCAGGGAACAGTCAAAGGTAAGCAGCAATATTGCTATAATGCCAAgtgtatttattattcatgATTTAATTCACACCAAATTAGATAAGGAAAACTAAAATCATACAGAAGATTTGTGGATCTTGGTAGATTTCACTGGACTATGGTTGGCAGATTCTCCCTACTTTCAGAGAGAGCTGAGGACTCAATGATTTACCTGCAATATTTTCTGTTATATATGACAAAGGTCACACGCATAGCATGAGTGTTTCACTTTTGtgttacagagaaaaaaaaacatttaagactCAAAGGACGAGGATGAGGACATCCAGGGGccacacatttgaaaaactatatgtgagaaaaaaaaaacattgtttttgtttatagtTCTGCTCCAAATTCAGACATGTGAATTTGTGTTTAACAGTAAATGGTAAAACAttcatgaatgaatgagtcTTTCTTGTCATTGTACAAAAATGTACAACGAAACTCCATTTCTGTCAGAGAAAGTACAACATataacaggagaaaaaaagtccAACATATAAGAGGAACAGAAAATGATGTAGCAGCAAGTAAAACCTAAAGTGTTAGGTGCAAAGTGTCAGTGCAATAAATTATGCAGAGATaaactgtatataaaaaaataataaataaataaaatacagttgtcataaataggacaatatgtatatatattttctattttggGGTGACTGGGGTAATGGAGGCCACAGCTCTTGGATAGAAGCTGAGTAGCTTTGGTGGTAGTTTGGCCCACTTCAGTTTCCTCGGGAATAAAGAGTCTCTGTTGGGCTTTCCTGACCAGCTGTGAGGTGTTGTTGGTCCATGTCAGCTGGTTTGTCAATGTGACTCCCAGAAATTTCAGGTTTTTTACCTCCTCCACCATATCCCCATGAATGTGAAGGGGGGCGTTCAATTTGATTTTAGTCCTACAGCTGATGTGAATAACGTCCACAGAGCGTTACCCGCGAAACGTTGATCTGACGTCATCGAACCCACTTCCTTGTTTAGTATGGAGGACGCaggaaacatgtttttaaaatgggtCGATGCTTTATTTGTTATTATGTGATTGCTGAGAGTATTTAGCATTACTGTCATGAATATCTGCCCAAAAGAAATTGtattatttcattaaaacaGAGAAGAATGCACTGAGATAATTTGAATCGCACTTTAGTTTTTGAactgccttttttgttttacatttacagCATTTACAACATACTTAGCCTGTGCATTTTCATCCTGCTTACTTTAATTTTTTATCCATAGATATCTGTTAAATTATGGTTACTCAGAAGAATGCAGGGTTTAGCCTTATTTGTGATTaatgtgattgttttgtttcatattcaaacaaacaaaaaagtactTAGATTTTTGTATTTAGATTCACTCCTCATACTGACTTGAGGTCAAGCAAAGTACAGTGTTACCAAGGCTGTGCTATGTTTACTCGGAAAGGCAGCACACTTTTGAATTTATACCATATTACTTTATTTTTGTGCACTCAGGTTATGTCTGGGTAGGCCTACTCAAAAAAGAACTTGATTTTGCATTGTTTGGCAATGTTTACTGTGAGCTGTCAGTGTACACTGTTTTATATGATGTGATGGCTCAGACATTCATAATGTCTTcaactgatgtttttgtatCCTGCAGGTGCACATTTGTGTAATAAAgcatattttattacattttctgtaCTCCTTgaaatcttttgttttttggctcAGTGGCTTAGTTCCCTTCATTTTAATGAATTGTTGAATTATGAAATGCCTAAAAACACTGGCACTTTCATCGCAACTTTTCAGAAAAGCTGCCGTAAATTTGATGCCACCTGGAGATCGACTCGGAGTTTTTTGCATTAAAGGCTCTTAAGGCTAGATGTTGGGTTTATGAGCCTTTACATATTGAGAAGCTGGTCTTGAGTGACTTCTTGAAATTTGGGGTCAATTTTTGGGCACGTCCTGATGTGGTAGATATACAAGTCATGTGTCCTAGGGCCACCATATACGTTAGTTTTTACAAAAGCTAGTGCAATACACTTATATTTGGCTGAACAGGCCTCAGTCATACACTTGCACAGTCTGTTAGTCACAGTCTACAGATACTGGCTAATGGCTTATTGAGCTTCTTAAGCCTCCGCCAGTGGGGgaataaaggtaaataaagttttttgcTACAAAGTAGCATTGGATGACCTGTGCCGGACACTAAATTGAAACACTATGGTTCAAGGCCACTACAAGACCCCTGAAAGGGACTAGCCTTGGGGCAGACGCTAGAAGGTTGGGCTTCAGAATGCTGGACGGTAGGGTCTCTGTGAGTTTTCTGTTAGTGTTCGATGCCACCTGGAGATCGACTCGGAGTTTTTTGC contains:
- the LOC125884979 gene encoding LOW QUALITY PROTEIN: general transcription factor II-I repeat domain-containing protein 2-like (The sequence of the model RefSeq protein was modified relative to this genomic sequence to represent the inferred CDS: substituted 1 base at 1 genomic stop codon), producing MAKRKVDAENRGFQARWEAEYMFTEVKGKPVCLLCGESLAVMKEYNLRRHHETSQKHKDKDKNMNTEQRLQKVEELKRGLKSRQALFTKAISQSEAAVKASFIVAEEVAKSAWPFTEGEFIKNCMLKVCDAVCPDKRQLFSNVSLSRNTVAERVDQLSTNLKEQLVGKGKDFIAYSLAVDESTDTSDIAQLSIFIRGVDSSLSITEEFLALRPMHGTTTGQDLYEEVSRCVNEMGLPWEKLMGLTTDGAPAMCGHRSGLVARMRERMREENVTDELTAYHCIIHQESLCGKALKMEHVMSTITRAVNFIRAKGLNHRQFKAFLAELDTEYGDLPCHTEVRXLSQGKVLQRCFELREEICLFMESKGKDTTELRDETFLCEMAFLCDITSHLNVMNLQLHGRGRVISDMYSTVKAFKTKLSLWETQMQKENLSHFPSCQTMKEKLSTAVFPSAQFADKLNILAADFRRRFADFEAQKSRFELLSNPFAVDVESAPPNLQMELIELQCNDTLKEKYERVGAAEFARFIPDTMPQLCIQAAQTLSMFGSTYLCEQLFSLMKLNKTSHRSRLTDEHLHSILRISSAQSLTPNIDELVQKMRHHQVSGSASDK